The following are encoded in a window of Desulfovibrio oxyclinae DSM 11498 genomic DNA:
- a CDS encoding sensor histidine kinase: protein MKSLKNMLIPKFWHAETEGVGTGRWFLNYRRAWAIAVGLLACVAIIPLLFVASMDYRATRNAIMSENLLRTTRTTSNTRRAVSFFLEERRAALALVTRTVPGNDLMSAKGLSNILSGLREAFGGFTDIGLIDNTGTQVAYVGPFDLQGKDYSDQPWFKETLQQGSYISDVFLGYRDLPHFVLAVRFTMDNGNEAILRTTIDISLFKNLLSGLNLSGDGDAFIVNRQGVLQVPSRYHGGVLEHMDLPIPEYAPSTRSLVLKKDSGDPLITGYAYVEGTPFIVMIVKRQAMLMNSMHEAVEEILWISGLSGVVIIVVILAVATFMVGRIYEAELTRVKAQRQMEHANRMASIGRLAAGVAHEINNPLAIINEKAGLLRDLFTFREEYKGDDRLVRMVDSIISSVERCGTITKRLLGFARQVDTFMAPLNLVGVIREVLSFVQKEAEYRSIEVQIHTENELPTVVSDRGKLQQIFLNLINNAFQAMDDGGSLDITVRSIGEDTAELVFSDDGCGISRENLERIFEPFFSTKKQTSGTGLGLSITYGLVNELGGEMEVVSEVGTGTTFIIRLPLKDQGKEQT, encoded by the coding sequence GTGAAGTCCCTGAAAAACATGCTCATCCCGAAGTTCTGGCACGCCGAGACCGAAGGCGTGGGCACGGGACGCTGGTTCCTGAACTATCGCCGCGCCTGGGCGATAGCCGTGGGGCTGCTGGCATGCGTGGCAATCATCCCGCTGCTCTTCGTGGCTTCCATGGACTATCGCGCCACCCGCAACGCGATCATGAGCGAAAACCTCCTGCGGACCACCAGGACCACATCCAATACGCGCCGCGCGGTGAGCTTCTTCCTTGAAGAGCGCCGCGCGGCGCTTGCCCTGGTGACACGGACCGTGCCGGGCAACGACCTGATGAGCGCAAAGGGGCTTTCCAACATCCTCTCCGGCCTGCGCGAAGCCTTCGGCGGCTTCACGGACATCGGCCTCATCGACAACACCGGCACACAGGTCGCCTACGTGGGCCCTTTCGACCTTCAGGGAAAGGACTACAGCGACCAGCCATGGTTCAAGGAGACCCTGCAACAGGGTTCCTACATCAGCGACGTATTTCTCGGGTACAGGGATCTGCCCCACTTCGTTCTTGCCGTGCGGTTCACCATGGACAACGGAAACGAAGCCATCCTGCGTACCACCATCGACATCAGTCTTTTCAAGAATCTGCTCTCCGGACTCAACCTCTCCGGCGACGGCGACGCATTCATCGTCAACCGGCAGGGCGTTCTGCAGGTGCCTTCGCGCTACCACGGCGGGGTTCTGGAGCACATGGATCTTCCCATCCCGGAATACGCCCCAAGCACCCGCTCGCTGGTGCTCAAGAAGGACTCGGGCGATCCGCTCATCACCGGCTACGCCTACGTGGAGGGCACGCCCTTCATCGTGATGATCGTCAAGCGGCAGGCCATGCTCATGAATTCCATGCACGAGGCCGTGGAAGAGATTCTCTGGATTTCCGGCCTGAGCGGCGTCGTCATCATCGTGGTGATTCTCGCCGTGGCCACCTTCATGGTCGGCCGCATCTACGAGGCCGAGCTGACGCGGGTCAAGGCGCAGCGCCAGATGGAGCACGCCAACCGCATGGCCTCCATTGGCCGCCTCGCCGCAGGCGTGGCCCACGAGATCAACAACCCGCTGGCCATCATCAACGAAAAGGCCGGCCTGCTGCGGGACCTCTTCACCTTCCGGGAAGAGTACAAGGGCGACGACCGGCTCGTGCGCATGGTGGATTCCATCATCTCCTCTGTGGAGCGGTGCGGCACCATCACCAAGCGGTTGCTCGGATTCGCCCGGCAGGTGGATACGTTCATGGCTCCCCTGAACCTCGTGGGAGTCATCCGCGAAGTCCTGAGCTTCGTGCAGAAGGAAGCGGAATACCGCAGCATCGAGGTACAGATTCACACCGAAAACGAGTTGCCCACCGTGGTGTCCGACCGGGGCAAGTTGCAGCAGATATTCCTGAACCTGATCAACAACGCGTTTCAGGCCATGGATGACGGCGGCAGCCTCGACATCACCGTGCGCAGTATCGGGGAAGACACGGCCGAGCTGGTCTTCTCCGATGACGGGTGCGGCATCTCCCGCGAAAATCTGGAACGAATCTTCGAGCCGTTCTTCTCCACCAAGAAGCAGACCAGCGGCACCGGACTGGGGCTATCCATCACCTACGGGCTGGTCAACGAACTCGGCGGCGAGATGGAAGTTGTGAGCGAAGTGGGAACAGGGACGACCTTCATCATCCGGCTCCCGCTCAAAGACCAAGGCAAGGAACAGACGTGA
- a CDS encoding SulP family inorganic anion transporter: MLSRILPFLEWFKGYSLSDLRTDVLAGVTVALVLIPQSMAYAQLAGLPAYYGLYASFLPPLVAALFGSSRQLATGPVAVVSLMTAASLEPLATAGSEGFIAYAVMLAFLVGVFQFLLGVLRLGLVVNFLSHPVVNGFTNAAAIIIASSQLSKLFGVYVDKAAHHYETIIRVVESAFHYTHWPTLAMGALSIAIMVGLKKINPRIPNVLVAVVITTLLSWSLGFNHDARVDVASIKYPEFREKVQEFNQTVTAIHQLGEQRTGINESLDTAKENSDAIGVIDAEHDLNVIATNIARQKQHQHEVRSWLRDQLFTGVETGGGLVFYPQNSLPAGAEGDGRTWRLKIGNSQVDTSNLKMMGGGAVVGTIPSGLPKLAMPTFDFKIMLRLLPFAAIISLLGFMEAISIAKAMAAKTGQRLDPNQELIGQGLANMAGACGQSYPTSGSFSRSAVNLQAGAVSGLSSVVTSLMVVIVLMFFTPLLYHLPQAVLASIIMMAVIGLVNASGFIHAWKAQWYDGAISVISFVCTLAFAPHLDKGIMVGVVLSLGVFLYKNMRPRVATLSRAEDEHLRDATAHGLRECSHVAVVRFDGPLFFANASFLEDQITARMMEMPNLKHIIIAAEGINDMDASGEEALSLIVDRVRSAGLDVSLSGVNESVMAVLERTHLLEKIGEDHVFANTEMAVCATHETAHKGGDENACPLTTVCRLT, translated from the coding sequence ATGTTGAGCCGCATACTCCCATTCCTCGAGTGGTTCAAGGGGTATTCCCTGAGTGACCTGAGGACGGACGTTCTGGCGGGTGTGACCGTCGCACTTGTCCTGATTCCGCAGTCCATGGCGTACGCGCAGCTGGCCGGGCTGCCCGCATACTACGGACTCTACGCTTCCTTCCTGCCGCCGCTCGTCGCCGCCCTGTTCGGCTCCAGCCGCCAGCTGGCAACCGGCCCGGTGGCAGTGGTCTCGCTCATGACAGCCGCATCGCTGGAACCACTGGCTACCGCCGGCAGTGAAGGGTTCATCGCCTATGCCGTCATGCTCGCCTTCCTTGTGGGCGTGTTCCAGTTCCTGCTCGGCGTGCTCCGGCTCGGCCTTGTGGTGAACTTCCTGTCCCACCCGGTCGTCAACGGCTTCACCAACGCCGCGGCCATCATCATCGCCTCCTCCCAGCTTTCCAAGCTCTTCGGCGTGTACGTGGACAAGGCGGCCCATCACTATGAAACCATCATCCGCGTGGTGGAAAGCGCCTTCCATTACACCCACTGGCCCACACTGGCCATGGGCGCGCTCTCCATCGCCATCATGGTGGGCCTGAAGAAAATCAACCCGCGCATTCCCAATGTGCTCGTGGCGGTGGTCATCACCACCCTGCTCTCGTGGTCGCTGGGCTTCAACCACGACGCGCGCGTGGACGTCGCCTCCATCAAGTACCCCGAGTTCCGTGAAAAGGTTCAGGAATTCAACCAGACCGTCACGGCTATCCACCAGCTCGGCGAACAGCGTACCGGCATCAACGAGTCGCTGGATACCGCCAAGGAAAACAGCGACGCCATCGGTGTCATCGACGCCGAACACGATCTGAACGTCATCGCCACCAACATCGCCCGCCAGAAGCAGCACCAGCACGAGGTCCGCAGCTGGCTGCGCGATCAGCTCTTCACCGGCGTGGAAACCGGCGGCGGACTGGTCTTCTACCCGCAGAACAGCCTGCCCGCCGGAGCAGAAGGCGACGGCCGCACCTGGCGTCTGAAGATCGGCAACAGTCAGGTGGACACTTCCAACCTGAAGATGATGGGCGGCGGCGCGGTCGTCGGCACCATTCCGTCCGGTCTGCCCAAGCTGGCCATGCCGACCTTCGACTTCAAGATCATGCTGCGCCTGTTGCCGTTCGCCGCGATCATCTCGCTGCTCGGCTTCATGGAGGCCATCTCCATCGCCAAGGCCATGGCCGCCAAGACCGGCCAGCGCCTTGACCCGAACCAGGAACTCATCGGTCAGGGCCTTGCTAACATGGCCGGTGCATGCGGACAGAGCTACCCGACGTCCGGCTCCTTCTCCCGTTCCGCAGTCAACCTGCAGGCGGGCGCGGTCTCCGGACTCTCCAGTGTCGTGACCTCCCTTATGGTGGTCATCGTGCTGATGTTCTTTACGCCGCTGCTCTACCACCTCCCGCAGGCGGTGCTGGCATCCATCATCATGATGGCGGTCATCGGCCTCGTGAACGCCTCGGGCTTCATCCACGCATGGAAGGCCCAGTGGTACGACGGCGCCATCTCCGTCATCTCCTTCGTCTGCACGCTGGCCTTCGCGCCGCATCTGGACAAGGGCATCATGGTCGGTGTCGTCCTCTCGCTGGGCGTGTTCCTCTACAAGAACATGCGTCCGCGCGTCGCCACCCTCTCCCGGGCGGAAGACGAACACCTGCGCGATGCCACTGCCCACGGCCTCAGGGAATGCTCCCACGTGGCGGTGGTCCGCTTCGACGGCCCGCTGTTCTTTGCCAACGCGAGCTTCCTGGAAGACCAGATCACGGCCCGCATGATGGAAATGCCCAACCTCAAGCACATCATCATCGCCGCGGAAGGCATCAACGACATGGACGCCTCCGGCGAAGAAGCCCTGTCGCTGATCGTGGACCGCGTGCGCAGCGCCGGTCTGGACGTATCCCTCTCCGGCGTCAACGAATCGGTCATGGCCGTGCTGGAGCGCACCCACCTGCTGGAAAAGATCGGCGAGGACCACGTCTTCGCGAATACCGAAATGGCAGTCTGCGCAACGCATGAAACCGCACACAAGGGTGGCGACGAGAACGCCTGCCCCCTGACAACCGTGTGCCGACTCACGTAA
- a CDS encoding manganese efflux pump MntP family protein, which produces MSNTELIIIAIALAMDAFAVAVATGVALKRVSPRQTFRLSWHFGLFQGMMPIIGWLLGVKVRTFIEAFDHWIAFALLGYIGIKMIREAFEDEAEELKDPTKGMSLIMLSVATSIDALAVGLSLSVLGISVWWPALVIGLVALGFTFMGLQIGKRAARARLLSTSAEVVGGVVLLAIGFKILWDHGAIPY; this is translated from the coding sequence ATGAGCAACACGGAACTCATCATCATCGCCATCGCGCTGGCCATGGACGCCTTTGCCGTGGCCGTGGCGACCGGCGTGGCCCTCAAGCGCGTCAGTCCGCGCCAGACGTTTCGCCTGTCATGGCACTTCGGTCTGTTTCAGGGGATGATGCCCATCATCGGCTGGCTGCTCGGGGTCAAGGTCCGTACGTTCATCGAGGCTTTCGACCACTGGATCGCCTTTGCCCTGCTCGGCTACATCGGCATCAAGATGATCCGGGAAGCCTTTGAGGACGAGGCGGAGGAGCTCAAGGACCCCACCAAGGGCATGAGCCTGATAATGCTCTCCGTCGCCACCAGCATCGATGCGCTGGCCGTGGGCCTGAGCCTTTCGGTCCTCGGCATATCCGTGTGGTGGCCCGCGCTGGTCATCGGCCTCGTGGCACTGGGCTTCACCTTCATGGGGCTCCAGATAGGCAAACGCGCCGCCCGCGCCCGCCTGCTCAGCACATCTGCCGAAGTGGTCGGCGGCGTGGTCCTGCTCGCCATCGGCTTCAAGATTCTTTGGGACCATGGGGCCATACCGTATTAA
- a CDS encoding HD-GYP domain-containing protein — MYTLEERLFGAGCDHVRVTLHEFAESLGNAIDARDHGTWAHSDEVAEVSLVLAQCMGASPVQRQLIHIAGHLHDIGKLALPDNVLNKPGSLSDEEWAMVREHPGRGADIVRPVPEFAAKGGVADMIRAHHERWDGGGYPDGLSGKAIPCGARVIAVADGLSAMMQDRPYRKGMSFVDACREVERCSGTQYDPMVVSCLLANRRAVFDAFMSVEESRVRSFAVRRRSREGA, encoded by the coding sequence ATGTACACACTGGAAGAAAGGCTGTTCGGGGCGGGGTGCGACCATGTCCGGGTGACGCTGCATGAATTTGCCGAGTCCCTTGGCAACGCGATCGACGCGCGGGATCACGGCACGTGGGCGCATTCTGACGAGGTGGCGGAGGTGTCGCTGGTGCTGGCGCAGTGCATGGGGGCTTCACCCGTGCAGCGGCAGCTCATTCATATTGCCGGGCATTTGCACGATATTGGGAAGCTGGCACTGCCGGACAATGTGCTCAACAAGCCCGGCTCCTTGAGCGACGAGGAGTGGGCCATGGTGCGCGAGCATCCCGGGCGCGGGGCCGACATCGTGCGTCCCGTGCCGGAGTTTGCGGCCAAGGGCGGCGTGGCGGATATGATCCGGGCGCATCATGAGCGGTGGGACGGCGGCGGCTATCCGGACGGCCTTTCCGGCAAGGCGATTCCTTGTGGGGCGAGAGTGATCGCCGTGGCTGACGGGCTTTCAGCCATGATGCAGGACAGACCCTACCGCAAGGGGATGAGCTTCGTCGATGCCTGTAGGGAGGTCGAGCGATGCTCTGGGACACAGTATGATCCCATGGTGGTTTCGTGTCTGCTGGCGAACCGGAGAGCGGTGTTCGATGCGTTCATGAGCGTGGAGGAGAGCAGGGTGCGTTCGTTCGCTGTGAGAAGGCGAAGTCGCGAAGGAGCATAG
- a CDS encoding response regulator, translating to MSIACLFSGLYCEADEIASIVLDRTGARSVSDREVVARAASLSGMDEDRIAKAFFAGTSIFNRFSHEKERSVSWLRLAAAEILAEGGPMVMHGFSAQLPPESVSHVLRTCIIAGLQHRVDVAEKAGVTQAEAKRHIHKGDEDRAEWTEEIRGSKDPWDTSLYDLVIPVDKTGVADAAEQILTQLANPAVKPTASSERAVQDFLLAARVETFLGSNGHHVEVHAKNQAVTIIIHKNVLMLERLERELKELAEKVEGVKSVETKVGPDFHKSDIYRKVDFEVPSKVLLVDDEREFVQTLSERLLLRDMGSAVAYDGESALDIVSNDDPEVIVLDLKMPGIDGIEVLRRIKENRPEVQVIILTGHGSEEDRDVCMKLGAFAYLHKPVDIETLSETIKKANEAR from the coding sequence ATGAGCATCGCATGCCTCTTCAGCGGCCTGTACTGCGAGGCCGACGAGATCGCCTCCATCGTGCTGGACCGCACCGGCGCCCGCTCCGTGTCCGACCGTGAAGTCGTTGCCCGCGCAGCGTCCCTTTCCGGCATGGACGAGGACCGCATCGCCAAGGCGTTCTTCGCGGGAACGTCCATCTTCAACCGCTTCAGCCATGAGAAGGAACGCTCCGTCTCCTGGCTCAGGCTCGCCGCGGCCGAAATTCTGGCCGAAGGCGGCCCCATGGTCATGCATGGCTTCTCGGCCCAGCTTCCGCCGGAGTCCGTGAGCCACGTGCTGCGCACCTGCATCATCGCAGGCCTGCAGCACCGCGTGGACGTGGCGGAAAAGGCCGGGGTCACGCAGGCCGAAGCAAAGCGTCACATTCACAAGGGCGACGAGGACCGCGCCGAGTGGACCGAAGAAATCCGCGGCTCCAAGGACCCGTGGGACACTTCGCTCTACGATCTGGTCATCCCTGTGGACAAGACCGGCGTCGCCGACGCCGCCGAACAGATCCTCACCCAGCTGGCCAACCCGGCGGTGAAGCCCACGGCCTCCTCCGAGCGCGCCGTGCAGGACTTCCTGCTCGCGGCCCGGGTCGAGACCTTCCTCGGCTCCAACGGCCACCACGTGGAAGTGCACGCCAAAAATCAGGCCGTGACCATCATCATCCACAAGAACGTGCTCATGCTGGAACGGCTGGAACGCGAACTCAAGGAGCTCGCGGAGAAGGTCGAAGGCGTGAAGTCGGTGGAAACCAAGGTCGGCCCGGACTTCCACAAGTCCGACATCTACCGCAAGGTGGACTTCGAGGTGCCGAGCAAGGTGCTTCTCGTCGATGACGAACGCGAATTCGTCCAGACGCTCTCCGAGCGACTGCTCCTGCGTGACATGGGTTCCGCGGTGGCGTATGATGGGGAGTCGGCTCTGGACATCGTCTCCAACGACGATCCGGAAGTCATCGTGCTGGACCTCAAGATGCCCGGCATCGACGGCATCGAGGTACTGCGCCGCATCAAGGAGAACCGCCCCGAGGTGCAGGTGATCATCCTCACCGGCCACGGCTCCGAAGAAGATCGCGACGTGTGCATGAAGCTGGGCGCCTTCGCCTACCTGCACAAGCCGGTGGACATAGAGACCCTGAGCGAAACCATCAAGAAGGCCAACGAGGCCCGATAA
- a CDS encoding response regulator, with the protein MSEKVLLIDDEPEFLETMSERLRLRGMEVEACTSISEALDIMADKQFDAIFLDLQMPGTNGIDSLKMIKKLHPSLQVILLTGHASVEKGIEAMKLGAMDFIEKPADIDVLSEKVRKAQAKKMLLVEEATEERIHDILHGRAW; encoded by the coding sequence ATGTCAGAAAAGGTCCTTCTCATAGACGACGAACCGGAATTCCTGGAAACCATGAGCGAGCGCCTGCGCCTGCGCGGCATGGAAGTGGAAGCCTGCACCAGCATCTCCGAAGCGCTGGACATCATGGCCGACAAGCAGTTCGACGCCATCTTCCTCGACCTGCAGATGCCCGGCACCAACGGCATCGACAGCCTGAAGATGATCAAGAAGCTGCACCCGAGCCTGCAGGTCATCCTGCTGACCGGGCACGCCTCCGTGGAAAAGGGCATCGAGGCCATGAAGCTCGGCGCCATGGACTTCATCGAGAAGCCCGCGGACATCGACGTGCTCAGCGAAAAGGTCAGGAAGGCTCAGGCCAAGAAGATGCTGCTCGTCGAAGAGGCCACCGAGGAACGTATCCATGACATCCTTCACGGACGCGCCTGGTAG
- a CDS encoding response regulator, which produces MKILLVDDEVELISALAERLSFRGIDADWADNGEDAIELARNNEYEVAVLDVKMPGMSGLELQERLEKIRPGMRYVFLSGHGSHQDFREGSAKASSYLMKPVNIDELIERVKQA; this is translated from the coding sequence GTGAAAATTCTTCTGGTAGACGACGAAGTCGAACTCATATCGGCACTGGCCGAGAGACTCTCCTTCCGTGGCATCGATGCGGACTGGGCAGACAACGGCGAGGACGCCATCGAACTGGCCCGCAACAACGAATACGAAGTGGCCGTGCTGGACGTGAAGATGCCCGGCATGAGCGGACTCGAACTGCAGGAACGCCTGGAGAAAATACGGCCCGGAATGCGGTACGTGTTCCTGTCCGGACACGGATCCCATCAAGATTTCCGCGAGGGGTCCGCCAAGGCCTCCTCGTACCTCATGAAGCCGGTCAACATCGATGAACTCATCGAACGGGTCAAACAGGCCTAG
- a CDS encoding universal stress protein — protein MKKNILVTVSDEASASYSLRFVRSIFEDFCDIELTLMYIAPMSASWQSTGPDAMLDASERQKMDRIKKSKGHATLSTASEWMHDIAGCSLDNVKTKIVPSRKGTVREIIDESRKGLYDCTVLGRKAYTWFEELFEDSVSHGLLWRDIDFPIWICKRPPEEPRKDVLLCVDGSEPSMRMADHVGYMLQGQDRHSITLAHVAEKQLDFGGEVDEMFSRATDLLRENGIPEERIEYKVMRSDNVARAIMRENGDGRYAAIALGKRGNKPGTMDTFFPSSLSIRLLRLLDETALWISK, from the coding sequence GTGAAGAAGAATATACTTGTCACCGTTTCGGACGAGGCCAGCGCGTCCTACTCCCTGCGCTTCGTCCGCAGCATCTTCGAAGATTTCTGCGATATCGAACTGACCCTCATGTACATCGCGCCCATGTCGGCCTCATGGCAGTCCACAGGTCCGGACGCGATGCTCGACGCTTCGGAACGGCAAAAGATGGACCGCATCAAGAAAAGCAAGGGGCACGCCACCCTCAGCACCGCCAGCGAATGGATGCACGACATCGCCGGATGCAGCCTCGATAACGTCAAGACCAAGATCGTTCCCAGCCGCAAGGGCACCGTGCGCGAGATCATCGACGAATCCCGCAAGGGCCTGTACGACTGCACAGTCCTTGGCCGCAAGGCGTACACCTGGTTCGAGGAACTCTTCGAGGACAGCGTCTCCCATGGCCTGCTCTGGCGCGACATCGACTTTCCCATCTGGATTTGCAAGCGCCCGCCCGAGGAACCGCGCAAGGACGTCCTGCTCTGCGTGGACGGTTCCGAACCCTCCATGCGCATGGCGGACCACGTCGGCTACATGCTTCAGGGACAGGACCGGCACTCCATCACATTGGCCCACGTGGCGGAAAAACAGCTCGACTTCGGCGGCGAGGTGGACGAGATGTTCTCCCGTGCAACCGACCTGCTTCGCGAAAACGGCATCCCCGAAGAGCGCATCGAATACAAGGTGATGCGGTCCGACAACGTGGCGCGCGCCATCATGCGTGAAAACGGCGACGGACGATACGCCGCCATCGCGCTGGGCAAGCGGGGAAACAAGCCCGGCACCATGGATACCTTCTTCCCCAGTTCCCTTTCCATCCGGCTGCTCCGGCTGCTGGATGAAACGGCTCTCTGGATCAGCAAGTAG
- a CDS encoding STAS/SEC14 domain-containing protein: MIRILERSGERTIGLDCDGTISLSRFNEVLPTIEKAIEKHGTINMLFVIKNIRGYGFKEFAADVSFCLRHWNDIDRLAVVSNRDWWKAATSVENLLTPWEERYFDLHEIDEAWRWIEGEED; the protein is encoded by the coding sequence ATGATACGCATATTGGAACGCTCCGGCGAACGGACCATCGGCCTCGACTGCGACGGCACCATCTCTCTTTCTCGCTTCAACGAGGTGCTTCCGACCATTGAGAAAGCCATCGAAAAGCACGGCACCATCAACATGCTTTTCGTCATCAAGAACATTCGCGGCTACGGCTTCAAGGAGTTCGCAGCGGACGTGAGCTTCTGTCTCAGGCACTGGAACGACATCGATCGCCTCGCCGTGGTCAGCAACCGCGACTGGTGGAAGGCGGCCACGAGCGTGGAGAACCTGCTCACGCCGTGGGAAGAACGGTATTTCGACCTTCACGAGATCGACGAAGCATGGCGCTGGATCGAAGGCGAAGAAGACTGA
- a CDS encoding TetR/AcrR family transcriptional regulator, translated as MSKMPKKKEAILKAATMLFANKGFSDTSMHELSELTGAAEGTIFYHFKNKEHLLLTILEDTNDSIVEAFDRFLDGREFEDGMHMVKEMISFYLYLAGLMEFQFLLLQRHFLYRFALENKAFRENLEAIYNCIADMFEKGILRGQQDGSVGDVHPRKTALMLFTMVDGMVRFKSFNLYDAGALFNDLMTSCERMLKPDGENAPC; from the coding sequence ATGTCGAAGATGCCGAAGAAGAAGGAAGCCATCCTGAAGGCCGCCACGATGCTGTTCGCGAATAAGGGGTTCTCGGACACATCCATGCATGAGCTCTCCGAGCTCACCGGAGCGGCGGAAGGCACCATCTTCTACCACTTCAAAAACAAAGAGCATCTCTTGCTCACGATACTGGAGGACACCAACGACAGTATCGTGGAGGCGTTCGACAGGTTTCTTGACGGACGGGAGTTCGAGGACGGCATGCACATGGTGAAGGAAATGATCTCCTTCTACCTGTACCTTGCTGGGCTCATGGAATTCCAGTTTCTGCTGCTGCAAAGGCATTTCCTTTACCGCTTCGCGTTGGAGAACAAGGCTTTCCGGGAAAATCTGGAAGCCATCTACAACTGCATCGCGGACATGTTCGAGAAGGGAATCCTCAGGGGACAGCAGGACGGCTCCGTCGGCGACGTGCATCCGCGGAAAACCGCGCTCATGCTGTTCACCATGGTGGACGGTATGGTACGGTTCAAGAGCTTCAACCTCTACGACGCGGGAGCCCTGTTCAACGACCTGATGACCTCATGCGAGCGAATGCTCAAGCCTGATGGAGAAAATGCACCATGTTGA
- a CDS encoding D-2-hydroxyacid dehydrogenase codes for MKIVVLDGYTLNPGDNPWDEIETLGTLEVHDRTPHNEIAQRAAGADVILTNKTKLPAEILDELPELKYISVLATGYDVVDVKAAAARGIAVSNVPGYSTPAVAQHVMALLLELASRPGDYDTSTKNGDWSGQPDFCNIAFGQTELAGKTLGIIGFGGIGQEAARLGHAFGMRILAHAPRPKPQPQWGTVEFADLGTVFAESDAISLHCPQTEENKEFVNAALLARMKPSAFIINTARGTLINEGDLAKALEAGTIAGAGLDVLAQEPPAKDNPLMRAPNCLITPHVAWATLESRQRLMRMTADNIRAFANGAPTNVVNGVS; via the coding sequence ATGAAAATAGTCGTATTGGATGGATATACACTGAATCCCGGGGACAACCCGTGGGACGAGATCGAAACGCTTGGCACGCTGGAAGTGCACGACAGGACCCCTCACAACGAGATCGCACAGCGCGCAGCCGGGGCCGATGTGATCCTGACCAACAAGACCAAACTGCCCGCCGAGATTCTCGACGAGTTGCCCGAGCTGAAATACATCTCAGTGCTCGCCACCGGGTACGATGTGGTGGATGTCAAGGCCGCGGCCGCTCGCGGCATTGCGGTTTCCAACGTGCCGGGATACTCCACCCCGGCCGTGGCGCAACACGTCATGGCCCTGCTGTTGGAGCTTGCCTCCCGCCCCGGCGACTATGACACTTCCACCAAAAACGGCGACTGGTCAGGCCAGCCGGATTTCTGCAACATCGCCTTCGGCCAGACGGAGCTTGCCGGAAAGACCCTCGGCATCATCGGTTTTGGCGGCATCGGCCAGGAAGCCGCGCGCCTCGGCCACGCCTTCGGCATGAGGATTCTTGCCCATGCCCCCCGCCCCAAGCCGCAGCCGCAGTGGGGAACCGTGGAGTTTGCGGACCTCGGCACGGTCTTCGCCGAGTCCGACGCCATCTCCCTGCACTGCCCGCAGACCGAGGAGAACAAGGAATTCGTCAATGCCGCCCTGCTGGCCCGCATGAAGCCTTCCGCGTTTATCATCAACACGGCGCGCGGAACGCTTATCAATGAAGGCGACCTCGCAAAGGCCCTTGAAGCGGGCACCATCGCCGGAGCCGGGCTGGACGTGCTGGCGCAGGAGCCGCCCGCAAAGGACAACCCGCTGATGCGCGCACCCAATTGCCTGATCACCCCGCACGTGGCATGGGCCACGCTGGAGTCCAGACAGCGGCTCATGAGGATGACCGCCGACAACATCCGCGCCTTTGCAAATGGAGCCCCGACCAACGTGGTCAACGGCGTCTCCTGA
- a CDS encoding HAMP domain-containing histidine kinase: MDTVNSERERLRFFGRITAAATHDLKNVLAIVNENAGLLEDLCALAERGQLTPDRLTHASGRIREQVKRGDGIMRRLNDFAHSTDHDASQVDLGEAALLASGLCNRVAKLHETSIKVEAETSTSVTASRFEVIRLVCGLIEAAVKATGTSGGVSVTTQAGPPSVAVAAPEGTSVETGPLAPLAESVGAEIVSSDPHHVAVRFSGA; the protein is encoded by the coding sequence ATGGATACAGTGAATTCCGAACGTGAACGGCTGCGTTTTTTCGGCCGGATCACGGCAGCGGCAACCCACGACCTCAAGAACGTCCTGGCCATCGTGAACGAAAACGCCGGGCTGCTCGAAGACCTTTGCGCTCTCGCCGAACGCGGGCAACTTACCCCTGACCGACTGACACACGCCAGCGGGAGGATACGGGAGCAGGTGAAACGGGGCGACGGCATCATGCGCCGCCTCAACGACTTCGCGCACAGCACGGATCACGATGCGTCTCAGGTGGACTTGGGGGAAGCGGCGCTTCTGGCGTCGGGTCTCTGCAACCGGGTGGCCAAGCTGCACGAAACCTCGATCAAGGTCGAAGCCGAAACGAGCACTTCGGTGACGGCATCGCGATTCGAGGTGATCCGGCTGGTCTGCGGACTCATCGAGGCCGCCGTGAAAGCGACCGGGACATCGGGAGGTGTGTCCGTAACCACCCAAGCCGGGCCGCCTTCGGTGGCCGTTGCGGCCCCCGAGGGAACGTCTGTGGAAACGGGGCCTCTGGCCCCCCTCGCGGAGAGCGTCGGAGCCGAGATCGTCAGCTCCGATCCCCATCACGTCGCTGTACGCTTCAGCGGCGCGTAA